The following coding sequences are from one Candidatus Thermoplasmatota archaeon window:
- a CDS encoding pyridoxal-phosphate dependent enzyme, which produces IDRGMTVDVSRAKALGFKAAACGWSGNLASSLAAYCARGGLTSRAYLPGQIDLGKLYQTVAYGAEIVPCTSREEAFEHLRKNQDEFYPVTARNPFFLEGIKTTGIEVVDQLGWRPPDWIVVPMGNGSHITMMYKGLRELEELGLTSNLRTRLVGVQVEGCSPIADMIRPSARRRASIDCTFARDIAIESPAMADEAAEAIRRTRGDVAVVSEKEILDAVKLLAKNEGVFAEPASASTVAGLRKLVDLGTIVRSDTVVCTITGTGLKDPTMARRIAAKNHVARRMISKYEPGAVSRRIGDTKMVIIDTLQEGESYAYALRKRVVDRIGKNLSLVSVYQHLAELQDLGLIAVQKRERSPERRIRVYYGLTEKGTEFVRAQISGGVPRR; this is translated from the coding sequence ATAGACAGGGGCATGACCGTGGACGTGTCCCGCGCGAAAGCGCTCGGGTTCAAAGCAGCTGCGTGTGGTTGGTCGGGCAACCTGGCGTCGAGCCTGGCCGCCTACTGCGCAAGGGGCGGTTTGACATCAAGGGCGTACCTCCCGGGCCAGATAGATCTCGGGAAGCTGTACCAGACGGTCGCTTATGGAGCGGAGATCGTGCCGTGTACCAGCCGGGAGGAGGCGTTTGAGCACCTGCGCAAGAACCAAGATGAGTTCTATCCGGTCACTGCGAGAAACCCCTTCTTTCTCGAAGGGATAAAAACCACCGGGATCGAGGTCGTCGATCAGTTGGGATGGAGACCTCCAGACTGGATCGTGGTTCCGATGGGCAACGGGTCCCACATAACCATGATGTACAAGGGGCTGAGGGAACTGGAGGAGCTTGGGCTTACCTCCAACTTGAGAACGAGACTCGTTGGCGTACAGGTAGAGGGGTGCTCCCCAATAGCGGACATGATCAGGCCGTCCGCTCGCAGACGGGCCAGCATCGACTGCACTTTCGCTAGGGACATCGCAATCGAGAGTCCAGCCATGGCAGACGAGGCGGCCGAGGCGATCAGAAGGACCCGGGGTGATGTCGCTGTCGTCTCGGAAAAGGAAATACTGGATGCCGTGAAGCTCCTGGCGAAGAACGAGGGAGTATTCGCCGAGCCGGCATCCGCATCGACTGTGGCAGGGCTCAGGAAACTCGTCGACCTCGGGACCATTGTTCGCTCTGACACGGTCGTCTGCACGATTACTGGGACTGGCCTCAAGGATCCGACGATGGCGCGCAGGATAGCCGCGAAAAACCATGTCGCCAGGCGCATGATATCGAAGTATGAACCTGGCGCGGTGTCGAGGAGGATCGGCGACACAAAGATGGTCATCATCGACACGCTCCAGGAAGGAGAAAGCTACGCATACGCTCTGCGCAAGAGGGTGGTAGACCGCATTGGCAAGAATCTGAGCTTGGTGAGCGTCTATCAGCACCTCGCAGAACTCCAGGACCTCGGCTTGATAGCCGTCCAGAAGCGGGAGAGGTCGCCGGAGAGGAGGATCAGAGTATACTACGGGCTCACTGAGAAGGGGACGGAGTTCGTGCGGGCGCAGATCTCCGGCGGCGTTCCGCGGAGATGA
- the pdxS gene encoding pyridoxal 5'-phosphate synthase lyase subunit PdxS: MQGECAIRRTKEEEHESPERCGAVRGTTLLKRGFARMQKHGVIMDVTSIEQAQIAEDAGAVAVMVLDKLPYDVRKAGGVARTAGLKAIEEILAGVTIPVMAKCRIGHTYEAKILEAAGVDMIDESEVLTPADEERHIWKWEFTTPFVCGCRELGEALRRIDEGAAMLRTKGEPGTGNVAEAVKHIRIVNNEIRRIKSTYENEDKQELIRAARELKVPYDLVAETGRLGRLPVVNFAAGGIATPADAALMMTLGCDGVFVGSGIFKSEDPKERAKSIVLATTFFDDPSVVIEAQRMIDEKRAMTGLDVNNLELRMQERGTV; encoded by the coding sequence ATGCAGGGCGAATGCGCCATCAGGAGAACGAAGGAGGAAGAGCACGAATCGCCAGAGAGATGCGGGGCTGTTCGGGGCACGACGCTGCTGAAGCGGGGCTTTGCGAGAATGCAGAAGCACGGGGTCATCATGGATGTAACGAGCATTGAGCAAGCGCAGATCGCTGAGGATGCAGGCGCTGTCGCAGTCATGGTCCTTGACAAACTTCCCTACGACGTCAGAAAAGCTGGGGGAGTCGCGCGTACAGCCGGCCTGAAGGCCATTGAGGAGATATTGGCTGGTGTAACAATTCCCGTCATGGCCAAATGCCGCATTGGTCATACCTATGAGGCGAAAATCCTCGAGGCTGCGGGAGTCGATATGATCGATGAATCTGAGGTTCTGACTCCTGCCGATGAGGAGAGGCACATATGGAAGTGGGAATTCACAACGCCCTTCGTGTGCGGCTGTAGGGAACTGGGGGAGGCTTTGCGGAGGATCGATGAAGGCGCGGCGATGCTCAGGACCAAGGGCGAGCCCGGCACGGGAAACGTCGCCGAGGCGGTGAAGCACATAAGGATTGTCAACAACGAGATCAGGCGAATAAAGTCAACCTATGAGAATGAGGATAAGCAGGAACTTATCAGGGCGGCAAGGGAACTCAAGGTTCCCTATGACCTCGTAGCCGAGACTGGCAGACTGGGAAGACTACCAGTAGTCAATTTCGCTGCCGGTGGGATAGCCACGCCAGCAGACGCAGCCCTGATGATGACTCTTGGGTGTGACGGGGTTTTCGTTGGCTCTGGCATCTTCAAGTCCGAGGATCCGAAGGAAAGGGCGAAATCAATTGTTCTGGCCACAACCTTCTTCGATGATCCCTCCGTCGTAATAGAGGCCCAGAGGATGATAGACGAGAAGAGAGCAATGACAGGCCTTGACGTCAACAACCTGGAGTTGAGGATGCAGGAACGGGGTACTGTATGA
- the pdxT gene encoding pyridoxal 5'-phosphate synthase glutaminase subunit PdxT has protein sequence MKELNIGVLGLQGAIEEHIAATNLALNEMGLEGKVLGVKTPKEVGTIDGLIMPGGETTVIGGLSILNQAFAEVKQRISGGMPVLGTCAGMILLAKRTFDRVAGETEQPILGLMDTVVERNAYGRQRESFEVDLDIPVFGGREYRGVFIRSPAIRETGPQVEVLCRLNNVAVAVRQDTMIGTAFHPELTADTRLHQLFVKAVVQQIGTGRTASY, from the coding sequence ATGAAGGAGCTGAACATCGGCGTTCTTGGATTGCAGGGCGCAATCGAAGAGCACATTGCAGCGACCAACCTCGCTTTGAATGAGATGGGGCTCGAAGGCAAGGTCCTTGGGGTCAAAACGCCCAAGGAAGTCGGGACTATCGATGGTCTAATCATGCCCGGCGGGGAAACCACCGTCATTGGCGGGCTCTCAATTCTCAACCAGGCATTCGCGGAAGTCAAACAGCGGATATCCGGCGGAATGCCTGTTCTGGGCACGTGCGCCGGCATGATTCTGCTGGCCAAGAGGACCTTCGATCGGGTTGCGGGGGAAACCGAACAACCCATACTGGGTCTGATGGATACCGTGGTCGAGAGGAACGCCTATGGCAGACAGAGAGAATCCTTCGAGGTAGATTTGGACATTCCTGTGTTCGGCGGGAGGGAGTATAGAGGCGTATTCATACGGTCTCCAGCTATCCGAGAGACTGGACCCCAGGTTGAAGTTCTATGTAGGCTCAACAATGTGGCGGTTGCAGTCCGGCAAGACACCATGATTGGCACTGCTTTCCATCCTGAGCTGACAGCGGATACCAGACTTCACCAGCTGTTTGTCAAAGCAGTAGTACAGCAGATTGGAACTGGAAGAACCGCCAGCTACTAG